In Halostella litorea, a single window of DNA contains:
- a CDS encoding MFS transporter, with protein MTDRWLYGWGLGYAAVGAASLLIPLYALELGAGPLLVGLMASTAAFAGVPGAILWGRLAARTDRRRVFVLVALAATAGVLAVVPLLSDPVALLVANAALWFVVAAAAPVLNLIVVDGVPESDWEREIGRLNHYQGYGWLLGLVAGAAWTGAAAAATDASPVAAQRSFFLASAASTAVALGVVRYWYPERPRVSPERFRRVYRRLSRTGGRTVRAVPFGPSRVYWSLRSLRPDRLTGRFRSRLGTYLAALTLCFVGFSVFFGPLPAYLTAESFSTDGIFALFVLSSAGSAAFYARAGDLSARMDARRLQVAALLGRAGAFPVIAAVGVALAPPVAVAAQAPLFAFVGVTWAVIAVTSTGVVTRLAPSEARGEALGAYAALSNFGGGVGSALGGWIAASAGYVAAFGVAAGLIAVGAALVALGRRGAVPAADRPLGR; from the coding sequence GCGCTCGAACTGGGGGCCGGGCCGCTGCTGGTCGGCCTGATGGCGTCGACCGCGGCGTTCGCCGGCGTCCCCGGCGCGATCCTGTGGGGCCGGCTGGCCGCCCGCACCGACCGGCGGCGCGTGTTCGTCCTCGTCGCGCTCGCGGCCACGGCGGGCGTGCTCGCGGTCGTCCCGCTGCTGTCGGACCCGGTCGCGCTGCTGGTCGCCAACGCGGCGCTGTGGTTCGTCGTGGCGGCGGCCGCGCCGGTGTTGAACCTGATCGTCGTCGACGGCGTCCCCGAGTCCGACTGGGAGCGGGAGATCGGCCGGCTGAACCACTACCAGGGGTACGGCTGGCTCCTCGGCCTCGTGGCGGGGGCGGCCTGGACCGGCGCGGCGGCCGCGGCGACCGACGCCTCGCCCGTCGCCGCACAGCGGAGCTTCTTCCTCGCCAGCGCGGCGTCGACGGCGGTCGCGCTCGGCGTCGTCCGCTACTGGTACCCCGAGCGCCCGCGGGTGTCCCCCGAGCGCTTCCGCCGGGTGTACCGCCGCCTCTCGCGCACGGGCGGCCGGACGGTCCGCGCGGTGCCGTTCGGCCCGTCGCGGGTGTACTGGTCGCTGCGGTCGCTGCGCCCCGACCGGCTGACGGGCCGGTTCCGGTCGCGGCTCGGGACATACCTCGCGGCGCTGACGCTGTGTTTCGTCGGCTTCTCGGTTTTCTTCGGCCCGCTGCCGGCCTACCTGACCGCGGAGTCGTTCTCGACCGACGGGATCTTCGCGCTGTTCGTCCTCTCCAGCGCGGGGTCGGCCGCGTTCTACGCCCGCGCCGGCGACCTCTCGGCGCGGATGGACGCCCGCCGGCTACAGGTCGCGGCGCTGCTCGGGCGGGCGGGCGCGTTCCCCGTCATCGCCGCCGTCGGGGTGGCGCTCGCGCCGCCCGTAGCCGTGGCCGCACAGGCGCCGCTGTTCGCGTTCGTCGGCGTCACCTGGGCGGTGATCGCCGTCACCTCGACGGGCGTCGTCACGCGGCTGGCACCGTCCGAGGCCCGGGGCGAGGCGCTCGGGGCGTACGCCGCGCTGTCGAACTTCGGCGGCGGCGTCGGCAGCGCACTCGGCGGGTGGATCGCGGCGTCCGCGGGCTACGTCGCCGCGTTCGGCGTGGCCGCCGGCCTGATCGCCGTCGGCGCGGCGCTCGTGGCGCTGGGTCGGCGCGGGGCGGTCCCCGCGGCCGACCGCCCGCTCGGCCGGTAG
- a CDS encoding carbohydrate kinase family protein, protein MTHDVLVAGEALVDFLPENPGDLDAAEAFARRAGGAPANVAAALAALDRPPLFWTRVGDDPFGDFLVRTLAERGVPDEFVERDPGAKTTLSFVARDADGDRSFSFYRDGTADTRMRSGTVPDGRLEAVEWVHLGGVALAAEPSRSATLDLAERAAAAGCTVSFDPNYRPELWGSEAEFATVAGWAAEHADVLTATPAELRAMGADGDGPEALARSARGFGPHTVLLTLGDDGALAAAADDAPRPGVERHDGYPVHPVDATGAGDAFTAGAIAALLDGEPLGEAIAFANAVAAAATTATGAMAALPDRERVREIRGR, encoded by the coding sequence ATGACACACGACGTGCTCGTCGCGGGCGAGGCGCTCGTCGACTTCCTCCCTGAGAATCCCGGCGACCTGGACGCCGCCGAGGCGTTCGCGCGCCGGGCGGGCGGCGCGCCGGCCAACGTCGCGGCCGCGCTGGCGGCGCTCGACCGTCCGCCGCTGTTCTGGACGCGCGTCGGGGACGACCCCTTCGGCGACTTCCTCGTCCGGACGCTCGCCGAGCGCGGCGTCCCCGACGAGTTCGTCGAGCGCGACCCCGGCGCGAAGACGACGCTGTCGTTCGTGGCGCGCGACGCGGACGGCGACCGCTCCTTCTCGTTCTACCGCGACGGCACCGCCGACACGCGCATGCGGTCCGGAACGGTCCCGGACGGAAGGCTCGAAGCGGTGGAGTGGGTTCACCTCGGCGGCGTCGCGCTCGCGGCCGAGCCGTCGCGGTCGGCGACGCTGGACCTCGCGGAGCGCGCCGCGGCGGCCGGCTGTACCGTCTCGTTCGACCCCAACTACCGGCCCGAACTGTGGGGGAGCGAGGCGGAGTTCGCGACGGTCGCGGGCTGGGCGGCCGAGCACGCGGACGTGCTGACGGCGACGCCGGCGGAACTGCGCGCGATGGGCGCGGACGGCGACGGCCCCGAGGCGCTGGCCCGGAGCGCCCGCGGCTTTGGTCCGCACACCGTCCTGCTCACGCTCGGCGACGACGGCGCGCTCGCCGCGGCGGCCGACGACGCGCCGCGGCCCGGCGTCGAACGGCACGACGGCTACCCGGTCCACCCCGTCGACGCCACCGGCGCGGGCGACGCCTTCACCGCTGGGGCGATTGCTGCCCTCCTCGATGGCGAACCGCTTGGCGAAGCGATCGCGTTCGCCAACGCGGTCGCCGCCGCCGCGACGACCGCGACGGGGGCGATGGCGGCGCTGCCGGACCGCGAGCGCGTTCGGGAGATCCGCGGCCGGTAG
- a CDS encoding sugar phosphate isomerase/epimerase family protein, whose translation MNVRRGFVTQVGMDAELFSRAADAGYDYVELMLDGDWSREAVAADPARLRDPLDEHDLDLLVHLPFGGFDVGSHHPHVREGAVEELSACLRTVGEFGAEKAVLHAESNAWTPAASEDERIGHVVDSVRELVDVGESAGVEVCAENIPRATPSVHQFDRLFEATDVSMTVDTGHARMDGVDAGGIASIVADRPGRVSHFHLNDTRVADDEHLPYGAGTIDFDRIFDALRDVDWTGTLSLEVFTLDYGYLAESLERLDADLG comes from the coding sequence ATGAACGTTCGCCGCGGCTTCGTCACGCAGGTCGGCATGGACGCGGAGCTGTTTTCCCGCGCCGCCGACGCGGGGTACGACTACGTGGAACTGATGCTCGACGGGGACTGGTCCCGCGAGGCGGTCGCAGCCGACCCCGCCCGCCTCCGCGACCCGCTCGACGAGCACGACCTCGACCTGCTCGTCCACCTACCGTTCGGCGGGTTCGACGTGGGGTCGCACCACCCGCACGTCCGGGAGGGAGCCGTCGAGGAACTGTCCGCCTGCCTCCGCACGGTAGGCGAGTTCGGCGCTGAGAAGGCGGTCCTCCACGCGGAGTCGAACGCCTGGACGCCGGCCGCGAGCGAGGACGAGCGGATCGGCCACGTCGTCGACTCCGTCCGCGAACTGGTCGACGTCGGCGAGTCGGCCGGGGTCGAGGTGTGCGCCGAGAACATCCCCCGGGCCACGCCCAGCGTCCACCAGTTCGACCGCCTGTTCGAGGCGACCGACGTCTCGATGACCGTCGACACCGGCCACGCGCGCATGGACGGCGTCGACGCCGGCGGGATCGCGTCTATCGTCGCCGACCGCCCCGGGCGCGTCTCCCACTTCCACCTCAACGACACGCGCGTCGCCGACGACGAGCACCTCCCCTACGGCGCGGGGACCATCGACTTCGACCGGATCTTCGACGCGCTCCGCGATGTCGACTGGACGGGGACGCTGTCGCTTGAGGTGTTCACGCTCGATTACGGCTACCTCGCGGAGAGCCTGGAACGGCTGGACGCCGACCTCGGCTGA
- a CDS encoding HalOD1 output domain-containing protein codes for MNAPDESIEALMDDGTPAEFENPHGVVERRYDSGDGSPSEAVVYAVAEAVNVDPLELDPLHGTVDPDALDALFRNGDDSTLLSFSYGGCDVSVSGQGRVVAAPQQ; via the coding sequence ATGAACGCACCCGACGAGTCGATAGAAGCACTGATGGACGACGGAACCCCCGCCGAGTTCGAGAACCCCCACGGCGTCGTCGAACGGCGATACGACTCCGGGGACGGGTCGCCGAGCGAGGCCGTCGTCTACGCCGTCGCCGAGGCGGTCAACGTCGACCCGCTTGAACTGGACCCGCTTCACGGCACCGTCGACCCCGACGCGCTCGACGCCCTGTTCCGGAACGGCGACGACTCGACCCTCCTCTCCTTTTCGTACGGCGGTTGTGACGTGAGCGTTTCGGGCCAGGGGCGCGTGGTCGCCGCTCCGCAGCAGTAG
- a CDS encoding helix-turn-helix domain-containing protein has product MGVIVEFTVDDESLLLRDTLSEVPSMRLEIVQDTASRDGLPIFYFWATGGEYGAFEAALADDESVADYELLERLDDRRLYRVKCSRNSFYDAYREAAATMDDLAADGDGWHLRMRFPDRESLREYRSMYEEAGVQITVHRLFADSGGPGDAFGLTEKQREVLTLAHRRGYFARPREVTLEELAAELDVSPQAVSATIGRALETLVGATVASEPGGR; this is encoded by the coding sequence ATGGGCGTGATCGTGGAGTTCACGGTCGACGACGAATCCCTGCTCCTCCGGGATACCCTCTCCGAGGTGCCGTCGATGCGGCTGGAGATCGTCCAGGACACCGCGAGCCGCGACGGGCTGCCGATCTTCTACTTCTGGGCGACGGGGGGCGAGTACGGGGCGTTCGAGGCGGCGCTGGCCGACGACGAGAGCGTCGCCGACTACGAGTTGCTGGAGCGACTCGACGACAGGCGACTGTACCGGGTGAAATGCTCCCGGAACTCGTTTTACGACGCCTACCGCGAGGCCGCGGCGACCATGGACGACCTCGCCGCCGACGGCGACGGCTGGCACCTGCGGATGCGGTTCCCCGACCGCGAGTCGCTCCGGGAGTACCGCAGCATGTACGAGGAGGCGGGCGTCCAGATCACGGTCCACCGCCTGTTCGCCGACAGCGGCGGCCCCGGCGACGCGTTCGGGCTGACCGAGAAGCAACGCGAGGTGCTGACGCTTGCACACCGGCGCGGCTACTTCGCCCGCCCCCGCGAGGTAACGCTCGAGGAGCTCGCGGCCGAACTGGACGTCTCGCCGCAGGCCGTCTCCGCCACGATAGGGCGGGCGCTGGAGACGCTCGTCGGCGCGACCGTCGCGTCCGAGCCCGGGGGGAGGTAA
- the dpsA gene encoding DNA starvation/stationary phase protection protein DpsA: protein MSTQKSVRREAGTVEQSALRIDEEKAEQIIDALNTDLAASYVLYHQLKKHHWNVEGAEFLPLHEFLEEAYEVAERAADEQAERVQALGGVPISGMSDLEAAAPVEPEGEDVYDVRTSLKHDLEMYGDIIETMRDHVELAENLGDYATAEMLREHLVETEEYAHHIEHYLEDDSLKDW from the coding sequence ATGAGCACTCAGAAGTCAGTCCGTCGAGAGGCAGGCACCGTCGAGCAGAGCGCGCTCCGCATCGATGAGGAGAAGGCCGAACAGATCATCGACGCGCTGAACACGGACCTGGCGGCGTCGTACGTGCTGTACCACCAGCTGAAAAAGCACCACTGGAACGTCGAGGGCGCGGAGTTCCTCCCGCTCCACGAGTTCTTGGAGGAGGCCTACGAGGTCGCCGAGCGGGCCGCCGACGAGCAGGCCGAGCGCGTGCAGGCGCTGGGCGGCGTCCCCATCAGCGGCATGTCGGACCTTGAGGCGGCCGCGCCGGTCGAACCCGAGGGCGAGGACGTGTACGACGTCCGCACGTCGCTGAAACACGACCTGGAGATGTACGGCGACATCATCGAGACGATGCGCGACCACGTCGAACTCGCCGAGAACCTCGGCGACTACGCCACCGCCGAGATGCTCCGCGAGCACCTCGTCGAGACCGAGGAGTACGCCCACCACATCGAACACTACCTCGAGGACGACTCGCTGAAGGACTGGTAA
- a CDS encoding macro domain-containing protein — MDWTVVQGDIAAQSADALVNAAGTSLRMGSGVAGALRRAAGGDINAAAMEQGPVDLSGVAVTDAFDLDAEYVIHAAAMPHYGDGRATEESIRVATRNALGRADELGCESLVLPALGCGVAGFDLADGARIICEAIRDYDPETLRDVRFIAYGDGEYDTVQRVSEDVRNG, encoded by the coding sequence ATGGACTGGACCGTCGTGCAGGGCGACATCGCCGCACAGTCCGCGGACGCACTCGTCAACGCCGCCGGGACGAGCCTCCGGATGGGCAGCGGCGTCGCCGGCGCGCTCCGCCGGGCTGCCGGGGGCGACATCAACGCGGCCGCGATGGAGCAGGGACCGGTCGACCTGAGCGGGGTCGCCGTCACGGACGCGTTCGACCTCGACGCCGAGTACGTGATCCACGCGGCGGCCATGCCACACTACGGCGACGGGCGGGCGACCGAGGAAAGCATCCGCGTCGCGACCCGGAACGCGCTCGGCCGCGCGGACGAACTCGGCTGCGAGTCGCTCGTGCTTCCGGCGCTTGGCTGCGGCGTCGCCGGGTTCGACCTCGCGGACGGCGCGCGGATCATCTGCGAGGCGATCCGTGACTACGACCCGGAGACGCTGCGTGACGTGCGATTCATCGCGTACGGCGACGGGGAGTACGACACGGTCCAGCGGGTCAGCGAGGACGTGCGGAATGGGTAG